The DNA region GGCAGGTAGCATGAGCAGTTAAGCTAAGGCTTAAAAGCTACAGAGACTTAgtcattgtgtttttactgtgatgTAGTTCACTCTATCCAAAAgatgctaactagctaacatTCATAGCAGTAGCTAAGCTTGCTAGCTTAAGACGGGGTCCACAATTGGCTGAAAGGTGAGCAACACTGTCATGAATAGTGACATGAAATGCAACTTGGGAAACATTTCATAATAATGAGTTGAGCTTTAATAATGTATTCCATTATTTCACTTATAAATTCCACATGGTTTATTCATATGATTATgtatttcacttaaaatgtaATTAGTATTGAATACTTAAGGGGTGGGAGTGGGGGTGAGACTTTGAATTTTAAACCACATCAGTTGCTTCCAtcactcaaaaaaaacaaaacaaataaaaaaatccactCAATATTATATATTCAATACAACCAATAGATCACAAATTCagtaattaatcattttttgtaaaaataaataaataaatacggaaataaataaaaaacaggaatTAAAGCAGAGTACCTTAAAGTGCTTTCAATGTCCCACAGACTCCACCTCTTATAGTGTTTAGGTGCATTGTTTGAGAGAGAGGCTTGGCACACAAGGCACTCATGGAAATCTGTGACCATCTGACACATGGCATCAGTAAGATCGAGAGTAGCTGCCTCTGCTTGAGTGTCCTGCCATATGACTTAAAGGAGTGTTTATTTACATCGTACAAGAATGATATATGTCCTTAGATGATTCCTTAGAGAGCCAGCATATTGAAAAATATTAACAGCAATTTAACCTGTAAATCCTTGTCAAAAAGTCTCTCTGGTGCTTAATATCAGCATATTTTCCTCATTGTAAAGCTGTGGAAAGGCAAACTTTTAAAGCATATGACGATTGCAGGTATATTCTAAAGAGGCTTCATAATGAAGCTGAAACCAAGCACTGACAGaatgtgctgtgtttgctgttgttacTACAAATCAGTTTTTGGGAATTTGACAACCTCAACAGTTCCTCCTCAACTGCCTCAGAGTGACATtgttaaacacaaagtaaagtttAATCACAAATGTTTTGTAGAATTAGGATCAACTGGGCCTGATTATAAAGTGGAAATTACCATAATCTACACTGGCAAGAATTCACATTTATTTGGTAGGGAGTGCAAAGGTTGCTTGACAGCAACCACAGAGTTGGCATACATGGCATCTGTGcctcatcttcttcatctgttGTATCACTGACTACTGCTACTTATAATCATCTCACTGTGGCAACCAGCCCCACCTCCAAAGGTCACCACGTGGCTTCAGTCAGCCCATCTTTTGTTGTTGATGCCCCTTTTCCATTGCTGTCACTCACACTGTTGACAGGTAAATACTGAAGGCTGATTCTGCACAATAAGTCTATTGTCCAATCAAACCGACAGCCTTATTGCATTCTGATCTGGTATGACCCAATGTTGTGCTGTGTAACGGACATTATGAAGTCAGTTCACATTATAATCTTTCAAATAATTTGCAACAGTTCTGCACAAGTCACAAATAACTGTTTTGTCCTGTGGATTCatcacaaaagtaaaacaaaaagtgagcACAATATACCCACGTGTTTGTCGTTTCCTGCTCACAGTCCCATTTTGCTCTTTCAAGTAACTGACTGAATGTCACTGAATGTGACTCAGGTGAATCTtgggaaacaaaatgaaattttgGTCTCAATTCAATAATTCGTGCATACAACTTGCTTCATTCAAATGAACCTATGCAGCTATTGTATATTCTTCATTAAGGAGTGGTTTTTCTTGGGTGgcaagagagcgagagatggAGCTTGACAGCGGCTGTGTCACACCAAAATATTAAATGGAGACGAGGCATTATGTCATTTGTCTGCACAAATTGTTAAACTGAGAGCACAATGTAGCCTTTTTGACAGCTCCCCGGCTCTGAATACAGAAATTAAACAATGATCATTTAGTTATTCTGCCTGACGCAAAGCTCAACCAATGAGAtgactgtcactgctctacatATGCACTATGGCAATTTGCTTttaactgaatatatttttgcaaattcattattttaggGGCTTTTGTTTGACCGTTGAGCACATTGTTACACAGAACAAAATTGTAGATACCATCAAAATCAAGAACAAGGAGCATATTAAATGCACAAAGGGAATCTACATACCTGCTGGAGTCATATCCACATCGGTTTTGTCCACAGTCACTTACTTTTGATAATTAGTAGTGTGCAAGTCTTCCACTTGAGAGACATGAGAAATGCTTTGTGAGATGCTTTAGCAAAGCCCTTCGAGACAAAGATTCTTCCTTTACACAGACTCCTGTGCTCCTACCACAGCAGTGTCAGTGCCTAAAACCAGCAGGTACATTTTACTGGTACACCAGTAAACCACTTCAAGTAATTCAATGTCATCTTAGATTAACAGCTGTTGAAGCACTGCTGGATTGCTAaaggaaatatttcaacaaGGGTAACTAACAGCCATTGCTTCAGTCAAGCTTTCCTCCATCCTTCATGTGCCTCTCCGTTTTCAAGATCTCATTCCTTTTCGTTCACATCATCTAATGTTCATCCTTTAAACCCTGgaatttgattatttgatttaaatctGTCGAATATCAGCAGCTGGCTTCTTAGAGCCCTACACAGTTCAtcttcagccccccccccaaaaaagctTCCtgatctcctctctctgcctcgctCCTCACTTTGACTGAACCCCCAGCGTGATCTTGAGGTACTCGTAGACCACATAGCTGATGCTGACAGACGGAATGACCTTCATGAAGTTGGGTGTCAGGCCTCTGTAGAGTCCCATGGGCCCCTCGGTCCTAATGATGTGTTTGAACAGGCCAGACATGTTCATCTGGGGGCCCCCTTCCAGGGTAGCTGAGGAAAGCAGAAGGAAGACAGGCTCCTCAAACACTACACCAAACACAAAATAGTCACTAAACATAGTGAACACATCCATGAACATCCCACCATGGCCATCACAGATGCTCCGATACAGATTTCAAGAGTTCTAATTTAACAGGGCAGAAGCGGCAGTGATAGAGGGGACAGCCGCTGCTCTGACTATCTTGCATGGCCACTGCTGTCTGAGTTGACAATGGAAGTAATGCGACCATGGCAACCAGAGAAACCATAGAGGAAAATATTGCAGGAGCTTCCTATCAGAGTTGAACTAAGCATACATATTCAAAAGAGGCTGTATGGCAGCAACACCAGCTTTAAGGTTTAATGATATGGTCTGAGCCAATAAACAGTGTTTAGGATACAAGTTAAACCTGCACTGTTAATGGTATCAAATTGCTGAACATTTCCTCCAATTTAAGCTGCAATTCATTGTGCTACATGATAAGTTGACGACTCCCAGTGCAGCATAGctttagtgtgtgaatgtgtgtgaaagaactgtctcctccagcttagattcattcctcctgaatgaatgatgtgtgaatgtgtgaatgaggatgtgatggaaaagcgctttgagctgtcgaaatgactagaaaggagctgtacaaacacagaccatttaccatttacaaaCAATGTTATCAGACAAATTCAGAAAATGTCTACAGATAAGTGGAAAGGTCACATTTTTCTACACTTCACCTCAGACTGTATAGACGAAGTGGACGTAGCTACCATGACATCACCCGCTGGTTTATTTACTGCTGTTTGGAAGCATTTGACATTTAGGCTTTTGCCATCTGTGTTACAGAATCAGAAGTCATTCTGCAAAGATCCCGCGTCTGGTTAAATTTCTGAatgacccacctctgattggctgaagcaTACCATGATTTctcatctattttactctaaatgggaccataatttgcTAACTCAGGACTCTTTGTCCTGTTGAGCTACTTGAGAGAAAGTTAAAGCAATACAGTAGCTTGTATCAGGTGTAAAAAGACATGGTAAGGGTGTGACCTGAAATCAAATCATTTCaatcagaaaataacaaaaatgggCCTAATTCAAGAACAATTTGTATGAACAGATTCCCACTTTTGTGGCACTCATGAGTGATTTGAGAGAACGCGTGGCATTTACTGGTTTTCTTGTATTCATGACTTTCTTTTAGGTACAAATGAAATTTGCCATTTGTGTGAATGAAAGGGCCCCAAGGAGCAAGCCAAGCAGCCTTACATAATAGTTTAGGGGCTCTATTAGTGGTAatgatcaaatcaaatgaaCACCTTTGTGCAGTTGCAATAGTTTGCTGAACTGAACTTTGGAACATTCATACAAACAAGCCTCATAGAAAAAAGCTAGACAGATTTAAGAGAATACAAAAATCATTCTAATTGCCTGGCAGACTAATGGGTAATCAATCTATTGGGGTGTTCCTGAAATTCATAAAAATATCTTCATATCCCTCTAAGAGACAACAGTAGAGTTCCGTAGTGACTGACCTTGTGCTTGCATTCTGGTCCTGACCAGGGCCAGTGGGTAGCTGGCTAGCTGGCCACATGTGCTGGAAGTGGTGCCACAAGCCAGGAGCACAAACACTCCTGGATTAGCGCTGTCTGTGGCGAAGCGCTGCAGCCAGGAATTCTTCAGAGTctgacagagaagaggagagcaaagaagtcagactaaactaaaaaacaacaaacaaaagagacCTTTGAGAACAACCACGTACCTCATAGACAGCCAGGTCGATGCCAGCGTAGGGAATGATGCCCAGCATGTTGGGGACATAGCCCTTGTAGAAAGCAGCCATACCCTCCTTCTGGAAGATATGTTTGGCACAATCTAAGATGCCCGAGTACTGGCCCGTCTTCCTCAGGGCTAACCGTGTCTTTAGAACCTTTGAGgagaggaagtgatgtcagGTCTTCTGACAGATGAAAGCAATGTCCACTTTATTGTCCAAGAGTCATAGCAGATCTTTcatacttttaaaaacatacacTTACATACACATGCCATGCATTATCCTTCATATTAAAATAAGTTGTGTGTTATGAACCTCATGTACATAAATGACTTGCTCACACTTTGTGCACAACAGAAGGTCTGTGAGTCTGCGTGTGAATAAGAGGTGACAGACCAGTTTCACATGATGGGTTCGAGGCTGAACGTTAAAATGGGCAGCCAGTCACAAGACAAAAGATTCCATTTTGATATTTCTGCATACAAACATAATGAGTCATGAGTTGCTGCATAACAGTAACAGAATGAATACAATCTCAATGACCACTTCTTTTAACCAAAGTCTTGCCTGAACAGTCGTTGCATTCTGTCTCTGCTCATTGGTCTCTCACCTCCATGGGATAGATGCTGCTCTGAGCGATTGCTCCAGCAAGAGAGCCTGCCACCAGTCTCTCTGTGATGCCCAAAGTCTCATGGTCGCTTCCAATTAAACGTTTAATCTGAGAGACAAGACAGCCTTGTTTGTTATGCAACAACATGAAGTGTGACGGAAATAAAGAGCTTAGTGGTGTCAGAGTTGCCTACCTGTTCGTAGGCCATGAACTTAATAGCAGACTCTGGAGCAATCTTAATGACATTGATGCCATTTCCTCGCCACAGTGACCTCACACCGCCCTCTCGGATCATCTGGGTAAAGCCCCCTGCAATATGCATGCTGTTGCTCTTAGAAGCGTGAACCTGGGGAGGCCGCAATCAAGAGTCAGCATGTATTCACTTACCAAtaccttttgttttgtgtgccTAGAATGAAAATGTCCCTCGGTGAGAGTCAGCTGCTATAATACTTGTCCTCATTAATGAGCTGAATGTTGGGCTTTACCTGCATGAGCACTTTGAGCCTGTCTAATGGTGCCGTGCAGGTTCGAGACACAgcaccagctcctcctcctgccactAGGTGTCGCCACCACATTcctgtcttcttctcctccGCCGTGAACTCATCA from Pempheris klunzingeri isolate RE-2024b chromosome 19, fPemKlu1.hap1, whole genome shotgun sequence includes:
- the slc25a25b gene encoding calcium-binding mitochondrial carrier protein SCaMC-2-B, giving the protein MHQQGSLMPPLLGDVFCQCRSAETHPGVDPGGGCGHAGDPSSASPSEPVTGQPGAGTGDWHCEPSAQACDLCGGPEQEHRLKVLFQVLDVNGDGGICVNDLTIGLKKLGVHRTEHELMKIVKAGDKDLDGQLDFEEFVHYLRDHEKKLRLVFKSLDKKNDGRIDSQEIMQSLRDLGVNISEEQADKILKSMDKNGTMTIDWNEWRDYHLLHPADNIPEIILYWKHSTIFDVGESLLVPDEFTAEEKKTGMWWRHLVAGGGAGAVSRTCTAPLDRLKVLMQVHASKSNSMHIAGGFTQMIREGGVRSLWRGNGINVIKIAPESAIKFMAYEQIKRLIGSDHETLGITERLVAGSLAGAIAQSSIYPMEVLKTRLALRKTGQYSGILDCAKHIFQKEGMAAFYKGYVPNMLGIIPYAGIDLAVYETLKNSWLQRFATDSANPGVFVLLACGTTSSTCGQLASYPLALVRTRMQAQATLEGGPQMNMSGLFKHIIRTEGPMGLYRGLTPNFMKVIPSVSISYVVYEYLKITLGVQSK